The Bosea beijingensis genome contains the following window.
CAACGGCGCCAAGCTGGTCGACCTGCCCGGCACCGGCGCCAAGCTGAAACCGGAGACGGTGACGAAGGCGCTCTCGCATCTGCGCGCCGGCGATTTCCATCAAGTCCAGGCCCAGGCGCTGACGATCACGCAGGCGACCGAATGCGGCACGATCTATACGCCGGCCGAGGTCCGTGCCCTGAAGGACGCCGTCACGCCGCGCGGTCTCAAGCTCCATATGGACGGCGCCCGCTTCGCCAATGCGCTGGTCACGCTCGGCTGCACGCCGGCCGAGATCACCTGGAAGGCCGGCGTCGACGTGCTCTCCTTCGGCGGCACCAAGAACGGCGCGCTCGCGGCGGAAGCCGTGATCTTCTTCGACCCGGCCGAGGCCGAGGAGATGAAATGGCGGCGCAAGCGCGCCGGCCAGACGCTCTCCAAGGGCCGCGTTCTCGGCGCCCAGTTCGAGGGCCTGCTCGCCGACGATCACTGGCTCGATCTCGCCCGCCACGCCAATGCGCGCGCGAAGCGTCTGGCGGATTCGGTGACGCAGGGCAGCGAGGCCCGCCTCGCCTGGCCCTGCCAGGCGAACGAGGTCTTCCTCGTGCTGCCGCCCGCCGTCCAGCAGCGCCTGAAGGCGGCAGGCATCGGCTATTACGACTGGTCGGCCCGCTCGCTGCCAGCGGAAGCGCCGCTCAAGGATGGCGAAGTCGTCGGCCGGTTCGTCATGTCCTTCGCGACGGAAGCTGAGGACGTGGAACGCTTGGTCGCTGCGATCGCCGGTTGAGCGGGCGCATTTGCGCCCCGTTTCCAGCCGCATACCTGCCGCAATCCCTAACAAGACTGAATGGCGAGCAGTCAGTCGTTAAGGAATTTGGCATGGCAGATCGTTCGACCGCACCGGGGCGTATCGCGCTGATGGGCCTGGTCGTGGCCGGCGCAATGGCCGGCATGGCGGGTACCGCCAGCGCCCAGTACTACTATTACGACGATGGGTACGAGCCCTATCCCGCCTATGGATATGGCTATCGTTACGACTATGGCTACGCCCCGCGCCCACCCGCCGCGGTGCCGCGCGCGCCGGCTGCCGTCTCGCCCTACTCTGTCAACAGCGGCGCCGCCCGCCGTTACGGCCTTGTCCGGATCGAGCGCACGATCCGGCGCGACGACACCTATATCGTCGACGGCGTCACGGCGGGTGGTCAGCGCCAGCGCCTCATCCTCGACGCTTATGCCGGCGAATTGATCCGTCGCATCCCCTTGCGCGGACAGGCCGCCCCCAGCGTCGCCCGCGCCGACCCGCGCGAGGAACATGCTCCGCCGCGCCAGCGCTTGGTGCCCCAGCCGCCCGAGCGGCCTGCCGAACTGAAGGGGCCGACGGAAGCCAGTGCCCCGGCAACGACCGTGCTGCCCTCGCCGGCCGCACCGCCTGCGCCTGAGCCCGCCGCGCCAGTCGAGAAGCCGCCGGCCGAGGCCAGCGCGCCCGCGACGACCTCACCGCCGTCTCCTGCTGCGCCGCCTGCCCCCGAGCCGGTGAAGCCTGCGGAACCGGGCCCGGCCGAAGCCAGCGCCCCCGCGACCGTCGCACCGCCGCAACCCGCCAAGCCGGCAGAGCCCTCGCCCGGTGCGACCAATCCCGACACCGGAGCCGACAAGCCGAAGCTCGTGAACCCCAGCGATGTGCGCAATACCGAGGGCACCGAGCGCAAGCCGCCGCTTTCGACAGCCGCGCCCGCAGTCGAAGCCGGGTCAATCCCCCCGGTACAGAACATCGACTCCACGCCATCGACGCCGAAGCCCGAGACGCCGATCGCCCCGGTCGCCCCGATGAACTGATCCGCCAACAAAAAAGGCTCCCGTTTCCGGGAGCCTTTCGCTTTCAATCGAAAGCTTGGCGTAGGTTACGCGGCCTTGGCGACCTTGGCCTCGAGGACCTTGGCCGAACCGCCGGTGCCGATCGCGATCTGGCGGGGCTTCTTGGCCTCGGGAATCTCGCGCACGAGGTCAATATGCAGCAGGCCGTTCTCCAGGCTGGCGCCGGTTACCTGTACGTAATCGGCAAGCTGGAAGCGACGCTCGAAGGCGCGCGCGGCGATGCCCTGATGCAGGACCTCGCGCTTCTCGGCTCCCTCGACGGGCTGCTTCTCGCCCTTGACGGTCAGCGCGTTTTCCTTGGATTCGATGGAGAGGTCGCCCTCACCGAAGCCGGCAACCGCGATGGTGATGCGGTAGGCGTTCTCGGCGGTCCGCTCGATATTGTAGGGCGGGTAGCTCGGGGCGGCTTCGTTGCTCGTCGCCTGGTCGAGGAGATTGAACAGACGGTCGAAACCGACGGTCGAGCGATAGAGCGGGGAAAGGTCGAAATGACGCATGATATGTCCTCCGAAGAAGCGACAATGATGTCGGTCCGCCTCGCCTGAGCGCGGACCTTCGTTGCTTTCGCGCAGCCGGTTCTGGCCTGCACAGACCTGATCTGGGGAGGCGCTCGGGCTTTTCAAGAGCCGTTCTTTCGGGCCAGAAATCAGCCCTCGCATTTCTTTTCGACGCACCGACATGTTTTCGCAGGATATCCCGTGCAGGATGTCGGGCATGCGGCGGCCACGATCGATGACGTAGCCGAGATGCGGAGCAGTTGATGGCCGAGGCCGCTTTCTTTGCCGATCCGAACTACCCCGTCCCGGGGCATGGCAAGACCTGGCTCGCCACGACACGGGACGGCGCGTCCCTGCGTTTCGCAAGCTGGCGCCCGACGATAAAGCCGGTGCGTGGCACGATCGTCGTCGTGCAGGGCCGGGCCGAATTCATCGAGCGCTACAGCGAAACCGTCGCGGAACTGCGCCGCCGTGGCTTCCATGTGCTGGCCTTCGACTGGCGCGGCCAGGGCGGCTCCCAGCGCTTCGTCCGCCGCACGCGCAAGGGCCA
Protein-coding sequences here:
- a CDS encoding threonine aldolase family protein, which translates into the protein MDFFSDNTAAASPRVMAALAAANAGAASPYGKDDWTRRVEERFAAIFEREVAVFLVLTGTAANALALASIVKPWGAILTHEEAHVVEDECGAPEFFTNGAKLVDLPGTGAKLKPETVTKALSHLRAGDFHQVQAQALTITQATECGTIYTPAEVRALKDAVTPRGLKLHMDGARFANALVTLGCTPAEITWKAGVDVLSFGGTKNGALAAEAVIFFDPAEAEEMKWRRKRAGQTLSKGRVLGAQFEGLLADDHWLDLARHANARAKRLADSVTQGSEARLAWPCQANEVFLVLPPAVQQRLKAAGIGYYDWSARSLPAEAPLKDGEVVGRFVMSFATEAEDVERLVAAIAG
- a CDS encoding Hsp20 family protein codes for the protein MRHFDLSPLYRSTVGFDRLFNLLDQATSNEAAPSYPPYNIERTAENAYRITIAVAGFGEGDLSIESKENALTVKGEKQPVEGAEKREVLHQGIAARAFERRFQLADYVQVTGASLENGLLHIDLVREIPEAKKPRQIAIGTGGSAKVLEAKVAKAA